Sequence from the Deinococcus aquaedulcis genome:
ACAATGTCAAGACACGGCAATTGAGAAGTGTAACAGGCGGCCCAGGAAAAGGCAATGAAGGTCTTTGCATGGGAGCGCCGCTACAGTCGCGGGGCCTCACGGCAGACCCCCACTTTTTACCCGGAGACCGCATGAAAAAACCCTTCCTCTTTCTCGCCCTGACCGGCCTGCTGACCGCCTGTGTGCCCGGTTCCCTACGCCACGTCTTTGGCAACAGCTGGGAGAACGAAGCGCTGGTGCAGCTGGTCGGCCAGAACATCAACGTGGTGACTGCCCGCGTGAAGACCTCGCAGGAACGGAACCTGCTGGGCCAGCCAAAATACGTGATCCGCAATTGCCAGTACAGCGGGCGCACCGTGGCCTACCAGAATGCCAGCGGCACGGTCTACGCCGAACGCGAGGTGCGCTGCGGCAACAGTGTGTTTCTGACCGACCAGAAGAATGTCATCACGGCCTACTACGAAGAGGGCGATCCTGACTTCGTTCCCTATCTCCTCGATACGTTTGCCGACGTTCTCCAGAAAGCGAAGAAGTAACCCACAAGCCATCAAAAAACCCCCTCGCGCTGGAGGGGGCTTTTTTGGGCTGCGTCTTACCAGCTGGCTTTCTTCACGCCGGGCAGTTCGCCCTTGTGCGCCATCTCGCGGATGCAGATGCGGCACATGCCGAAGAAGCGGTAGTAGCCACGGGCGCGGCCACAGCGGGAGCAGCGGTTGTAGTTCTGCACGGCAAACTTATGGCCGCGCGCCGCTTTCACAACTTTCGAGGTATTCGCCATAACGCTTCCTTATTTCCGGAACGGGAGGCCCATCGCCTGGAGCAGCGCGCGGGCTTCCTCGTCGGTCTTGGCGGTGGTGACAATCGTGATGTCCATGCCGCGCACCTTGTCCACCATGTCGTAGGTGATCTCGGGGAAGATCAGCTGCTCCTTGATGCCCAGGTTGTAGTTGCCACGGCCGTCAAAGGCGTTGGGGTTCACGCCCTTGAAGTCACGGATGCGGGGTAGGCCGATGTTGATCAGCTTCTCCAGGAACACGTACATGCGCTCGCCGCGCAGCGTGACCTTCAGGCCCACGGGCATGCCCTGGCGCAGCTTGAAGTTGGAGATGCTCTTTTTCGCCTTGGTGACGATGGGCTTTTGCAGGGTGATCAGGCCCAGTTCCTTGGCGGCCCGGTCGATGGCCTTGCTGTCTTCCTTGCTGGAGCCCAGGCCCTCATTGATCACGATCTTCTCAATGCGGGGGGCGGCCATCACGGAGGTGTAACCGAACTGCTGCACCAGCGTGGGGCGCACCTGTTCGTTGTATTTGGCCTTGAGGGTCTGCATGTTGCCTCGCTTCGCGCGGTGTGGGCCGCGCGGG
This genomic interval carries:
- a CDS encoding type Z 30S ribosomal protein S14, which translates into the protein MANTSKVVKAARGHKFAVQNYNRCSRCGRARGYYRFFGMCRICIREMAHKGELPGVKKASW
- the rplE gene encoding 50S ribosomal protein L5, which codes for MQTLKAKYNEQVRPTLVQQFGYTSVMAAPRIEKIVINEGLGSSKEDSKAIDRAAKELGLITLQKPIVTKAKKSISNFKLRQGMPVGLKVTLRGERMYVFLEKLINIGLPRIRDFKGVNPNAFDGRGNYNLGIKEQLIFPEITYDMVDKVRGMDITIVTTAKTDEEARALLQAMGLPFRK